CCTGAAATTTGATTGGCTAAGACCCGTTCTTTCACTTTATTCGGCTGCTCGAAAGTTACCTCGGTGGCACTTTCCAACATCATGAAATGCGCGTTGGCAAAGTTGGAGGAATCTATTTCTCGCTTTATTTGCTCGTCGCTCCGATCCATATCCAAGTAGGCCTTATTGTATGAATGGTATCGAAATTTCGGGAGCTGTTCGGGGTCGTTTTGCTTCCGCATTTTAACTGCTTTTCGAATCATCGCATACGCGGGATCCTCTTTCGCTACCACCGTGAATACAGCCAGATCAAGAGCCGATTTTTCCATTTTCACTTTTGGGCTTTCCGCCAAATCACTAAAGGTGATTTTCTTTTTTGCATAGCCAATCACGGAAAATTCAATGCTGTCAGCGAGGTTTGTATTGCGAGGTACACGCAACGTGTAGTTACCTTCTATGTCGCTTACTGCTTTGGCTTTCGCCGAAATAATATGCACAAAGGGGAGACTCTCGCCTGATTTGGAGTCAGTGATTTTACCTTTGATTACTTCCTGTCCAAATCCCCAAAAGGGAAGAAATGCAAACAGAATCAGAACGTTTTTTCTCATGAAGTTTTCCGCTAAGCTTCCGACAAGATAAACCGACTCTTTACAAATCTTCCCTTTCCGATAGCAATTTTTCGACCTCGCTCATCCAGTAAAACCGCTTCAGCTACCCATAGGTTTTTTGAAGTGAAGCTTAAGGTGCCCTTTGCGCTAAGTGTTCCTCCCGTGACGGGTCTTAGCAGATCGATTGAGAATGATGTGGTTACCACAAAGTATTCGGGTACGATCGAATTCACGGCAAAATAGGCCGCATCATCCAGCATTTTGAAATAGACCGATCCGTGTAGGGCTTCCATTTTGTGAAAAAAATCGGAAGACACCGGATAGGTGATTTCTGCTGCCCCTTCACTCACTTTCAAGGTCATTCCCTCGAAGGGAATTCGGTTGATTTTGGCACTATGGAAGAGCTCTTC
This genomic window from Cryomorphaceae bacterium 1068 contains:
- a CDS encoding PaaI family thioesterase, which translates into the protein MNESHFKKLEELFHSAKINRIPFEGMTLKVSEGAAEITYPVSSDFFHKMEALHGSVYFKMLDDAAYFAVNSIVPEYFVVTTSFSIDLLRPVTGGTLSAKGTLSFTSKNLWVAEAVLLDERGRKIAIGKGRFVKSRFILSEA